The DNA segment gcaacgatcttgttaatgtaataaaatgcgggctagagaccagttagagttagaccaagtaaagtctgcaacgattttgatagcatacgcagtacgcagtgcaagtgttatttgtacgtcataatttcatagaagtttgacgtttaatataacacttgcactgcgcgtgctatcaaaatcgttccagacttttcttggtctaactctagatgcgtctgacgtttagtaagctttttgatacagccgaatataatggatttaaagggtttatactgcgcatttccctcattttttaaaataccgggatcccggtattgcctttaaaaataccggtattgaaaaatgcgtttaaaaagacgggatcccgggatcccgaaataccgggatcccggtattggaagccctagtgttTTGTTTGGATGTAAATCAACACTGACTTGGGACACGTTTTTACTTATGTTTACTTATCcaaatgaaatataaatatgaatttcaattaattttaggttaggactccttgtgaagaaatgttgacCAACTGTTCTTGGAACGACCAACCTTTCAGTTGCTGTGGATACTTCAGACCATTGGATACAGAACTTGGGACATGTTTTGCCGTTAATACAATACAAGGAAGGCAAGTAATTCAAGTAAGAGTAGGTAGATCTCTAGATCCTGATCAAACTACACATTTTCTTCCTTTCTGTTGTTTCCGTTACATATTGTATAAAAcatcgtttttattttacattcaaAGTAAAACCTCCCAAAGATAACTTTTAGGTTTCACAGAAAAATTACTATGAATAAATACATAACATAAGTTCTGGACAGTTGAtcttctgtattatttaaaggCACTAAAACACTATTAGGCTGTTAAAAGTAGATACACAAACTTAATTTAATAAAGAACGAATATTTCAGAGATCCCAATCCGCCTATGTTCCCTATGATAAGCAATAGAACCACTGGTCCGGGAGCTATTAAATTTAACGTGATGGTGAGTGCCAACGTGTACGTTTTGAATGAAGAAGACGTGCCATCCCAGACGACACTGGGCTCCGACGTGCTGACAATCGCTCCTGAAGTTTCCCAAAAGTAAGTAAGATCGCATTATAATGTAGGAATGTCAACTTTATTATgactatttacgaagtttctgACTATAATTACAGACGTTACATTTCAATAAGAACCATTGCTAACGACGAGGCTGCTCGCTTCATTTCTCCAGTAAAAAGGAAATGTCGGTACACAGACGAAAATTTCCTGGATGTCTATCGTCACTACTCCTACAGTGCTTGTACTGTTCAGTGTAGAAAAGACGCGCAGATCAGATTCTGTAACTGCACCAATTATTTCACGCCCAACGTCCCAGAGCATCTGAAGTGCGACGTCAATGGCATAATTTGCCTCAATAACCACATTAATGAACTGTCGGTAAGTTTCTTTACAAACTTCGTAGTTTTTTGTTACACCTAAGTCGtgattatttaactaaataatTGTTATCTAACATCTAGGTACTGAAAGCTAAATGGTCAAATCGTCCCGGCTTGTACTGTGACTGTTTACCGTCATGCACAGAGGCAGAGATATCTGTCGTCAAAGATTTCAAACTCACCGCCTCAACGGAGTATGCTGCCGTCCATATCGAGCTAGCTATACTACCAAGCGAGCGATATAAGCGAAACGTTGTCAGAGGCATACTTGATCTTGTGGGTAAGTGAGAACAGCTTGGATCACCAATTCATCACATCACAACTACAATCTTTCGAACAAACCGCTGGACGATTTGTTTTGTCTTTCTTTCGTTTCTGAATAAGCTACGTACGTTCATGCTGAAGTGTCAATGCTGTCAGATGGAACCATACCTATCTACTtttgaaagtttgttaggaatgGAGGCGAAATATCTACACGGAGTTTTCTCATATTTAATTTTCCATTTTCAGTATCCACGGGTGGCACAGGCGGACTGTTTCTCGGCGCTAGCATCTTGAGTTTTGTGGAATTCGTCTACATACTATTGCTGCGTCCCTTTTGCGATATTTACAGCCAGCGTGGCGTCGACCATTGGCATAGGAAGTTTGGTAACCGTCGGTTGGAAGACAACAAGTTTGTTCCCAACAAGGAGTGGAGCTATCATGAAGGGAATGTTGGAGCTGGCTTAAACCAAGTGAAACACCGCGTTATTAAAAGTTAGATTTAATCAAGTTAGCATCTGTAGTTAAAATAGTGACATATGAATTGCttacagaaaataaaatgttatacatatttaaaacaataggtaatgcactaggtatacctactgacatatattatatatgtcggggacggatggtcccgatggcggtgggcgcgtgggggtagtacctagatgtattacttcacagccaaaatagtaggtatgctacctacgcatgaaataaacattcggactcattaaccatactagtgcctactattatttcagtactaaataataaaaataactaaacgatcttacgatggaatcggaatccaataaaaataaaaagatcacatgaaatcgttcaaatctttatttaagtcaaactaaaccggttccaaccctacacctctgacccgagaagatttaacccggcaacaaactcggcgggacacatcttttcaaaacaacacataatttctttattttacaaaagtaagcttataatggcacataagaaatcaaaataacacttggaataaaacacttagctaaacggttaaagaacgtgagaatctataagctttcagaataatccttcaggtgtaagccttcaggaacgtattaggcacgagcttggctaacgtccgatctctagcgcggtccgatcaagaagaaggaagccagttccagcggcggagtcaaccgctcccgcctccaattcaagttggtaaacctgcctgaccagtctaccaacataacgacaaaaatgcctgctcgtgcctacgttcactcaagaaacccctcttgacgttccaaagccttctacccgtcatcttagttcatcaatacgccaatagatggtggcgttactctctacgcaactttatgattccgttacaagcaaataatatgtagccaaatattgctaatcgacttttacaggcgtctaactatgaactgtaatgctgcaatacgtctttctggtgtctcgctccgacacggccgtcctgcgctacacacgtcctcgtgtgtgggtgtatgcatttgatactgaaacaaaacatacagcacagtatctcatcgctcggtcattcctgaccaacaatttggttctcacccaaattactattaaaatcaaactttgttatcaatcaaaccagaaaaaataattgttcaaaattactttaacaatcctcaattctctagtcaaaaatagtccatcgagcaacgactaaataaaaataatcatcagtaatcatcgccgctatcaaacggatacactccaataatcatcgcctccatctggcggatactctcaaatttatgcgaaaacaacaatcccaaacatcaaaaacacaaatcacaacagctaattcattgctcgacagtatcactactattgtcgtcaacatcaatttacggggaaattatctggcattaaaaaaaaaattggtcatatgtgatctaaatttttgtaagacatcttaaaataaataagattctgaattgatagttccaattttgctcatatgaacacagtacataaacgggaattcatttttaacaaaacaccagtccttcggtgcattgccagtccttcggcagataccagaccctcgtcagaagtaaccatctcagctgcgtaagtgctactcctcgcaaagagcattctgcacataaaaagcagaccacgtgcacctcttacatgctccggcacttctgatgcggtcactaaacaatacccagtccatcgggcatactttcagtccatcgaaagcaacacagtattgcccagtccatcgggcgtgccttcagtccatcgaaagcaaaacagtagtgcccagtccatcgggcgtaatttcagccctacgaaagtacaagctttcagtccgtcgaaagcaaaacaatgttaacagtgaattccaaaaaaaaagaaaataaaaacaggtctttaaatcatgttactcagaaccattggtactatcagcgtcaactgatcaattgaaactgaacattactgatcaaaatcactaaagatagctttcttctttagctttaacaacagaaactcgctcaagacttctatgcagaagtaaaacatctcaaaataatcccaacgaaatgggaactgctcaccagcttaataaagtatgatgcacgcgaccaagtcaaaggtggtggtggtgaggtccaacccaagcacggaggctgatcctttccgcttgccgttgccgttgctgcggcagattgcgagagacacgatgtggttcaacatagctggctgttactgaaatcatcatttgcacggtatcaggtttatcatgtatgcaggctaaactcaaaaggtttatgaaatgcaaggtagcagacacaaaaaaacatgtttccaatgtatacgggacttcaaaaatctcagaataaaatttaaacttcaatgagtgtgttttatttcattctatgaacaaacaaacacgtgttccaaaaataagtaacaaggtaaaatgggccaatacgaaaagtgacagcatattagttacgttcgactgttatgcttcgccattacactcaaaataaaattcactaataaacaattagaacgaaacctgtccttttatttccaaatctccagcacagaagatactgcacagctgcttctgtgccacgggcgtaatggtgtctgcaagttcgctcggctctggctgcaggacactgtaacattaattttcatatgcgtagctcatgtttagaataagaataagaataagaaaccatttattgcaacacaaagagcatacaggttacaaaacataaggattgaaaaaataagaataattgtgcggcaaaaggaacgggctcagcatacgctgcgtcagtcatttcattacaaattgcctgcgcagcgctgattttcatagtatgcacgatttgtgatctatcacggcattacgagcaataatttgtcgcaattttattaattactaaacgttacagggtaaagattacaaaaTCCTATGCATTGgtaaatcagcaggatcaatatctaacggtgcattgtattttcatgaaaaaaaaaaatattttttgagggtagatgcacaagtgagcgatgaaataatatcacgtcgcgacagccaatatttgattttaattaacaatatggatttcacatcaaaataacttaagatcacttagatttcaacggattttaaaaattatttgtattttcaaatcaattattgagggtagattcacaagtgagcgatgaaataatatcacgtcgcgacagccaatatttgattttaattaacaatatggatttcataccaaaataacttaagatcacttagatttaaatggattttaaaaattaattgtattttcatgaaaaatcaattattgagggtagattcacaagtcagcgatgaataatatcacgtcgtgatagctaatacttggttttaaataacagtatggatttcaaatcaaaataactcaagattgcttcgatttaaatggattacaaaaattaattacaaagaaacataacgatcccagacatgacgtcacgtaacgaccgctatgctcgactgcctcaatcataattcacaatttcacaataattctcaccaaataacaatgaattacactcgccattcaatcaaggttagacacgtgagcttaccttaccacgtgttcagattatggaatgtaggtcaccagaaatacaccacgctcccaggtggctgtgtaagcaatacatgaaactccgcatctatcccacttgctgatgtcggcgacggatggtcccgatggcggtgggcacgtgggggtagtacctagatgtattacttcacagccaaaatagtaggtatgctaccaacgcatgaaataaacattcagactcgttacccatactagtgcctactatattttagtactaaataatcacaacgaccaatcactattccaaaattatttgaatcaaaataaaaagatcacatgaaaccgttcaaatctttattttacaaaagtaagcttctaatggcacataagaaatcaaaataacacttggaataaaacacttagctaaacggttaaacaacgtgagaatctataagctttcagaataatccttcaggtgtaagccttcaggaacgtagcgaattaggcacgagcttggctaacgtccgatctctagcgcggtccgatcaagaagaaggaagccagttccagcggcggagtcaaccgctcccgcctccaattcaagttggtaaacctgcctgaccagtctaccaacataacgacaaaaatgcctgctcgtgcctacgttcactcaagaaacccctcttgacgttccaaagccttctacccgtcatcttagttcatcaatacgccaatagatggtggcgttactctctacgcaactttatgattccgttacaagcaaataatatgtagccaaatattgctaatcgacttttacaggcgtctaactatgaactgtaatgctgcaatacgtctttctggtgtctcgctccgacatatatatgtatttagcaTCATAATATACCTGCAGCAGTGGTGCAGAAACGGCCAGATAATGGTACGGAAAAAACATGGAGATAAAAAGATTTACTACGTAAGGGCTGAAAAAGACATCGAGAGAATCGGTAAGGAGCtgcaaaaaatataggtatgtaccaaGCACTCTTTATTGTAATCAGAACTTTAAGTGGATGTCAAATTGTCAATAAGTCaataatacaatatatataaaaCACAAATAATGGATATACCCGATTCCAACACTATCGAGACATTCCACGACTCCTGGACAGACTTTATGTTTAGTTTACCAGACGCccaaaacaatttaattttactACATGTCAACATCCGGTCAACAATAAAAAACCACTCTCAATTAGAATATATCGTCACTAGCAGCCCAAgaataatacatttaataataatcACAGAAGCCAACATCACAGAAAACATAGCGAGTTTGTTCGATATCCAGGATTATGTTATGTACACAGAGCTACGAACCCAAAGAAAAGGAGGCGGTATTATTATCTACGCACATAAAAGTGTATCATTCATTAAGACGCCAGTGAATACAGTGAATTTCGAGTGTATTTGTGGTGAAGTGGAAATCTTTAAAGgcggtaaaataaatttatgttcAATATACAGACCACCTAACTTAAATAAGACTAATTTTATTAGTGAACTATCGCAGTTACTATCGAAATATCCCATCCAATCAGATTGTATAATAGTAGGTGATATTAACATTGATATTTCGTGCACAAATACTATTGTAAGATCGTACCTAAACAGCCTAAATGAATTAGGTTTTGAATGTTGTATCTCACACTTTACGAGAGTTGAATCAAATAAAAATGGAATATCCAAATCCTGCATAGATCACTTATTCGTCCGTGACGTCTGCAAGCCAGGTGCGCCCGCGCGATCCGTGCGATCAGCTGTTGTGCGAGATGCGCCGGCCGATCATTACATAACTGGACTAGCTCTTATCAGCGCTGCGAGCGTAAGTACCTTTAAAGTAGTTAACAAGTTGAATAACGACCAAGTCAAACTAGAATTAAATCAAATTGACTGGAGCCCGGCTCTGCGATGCGACGACCCGAACGAATTAGTCGAtctcataattaaaaaatatcaatcagtcagtaaaaaatataaatgtaattacaaatctaaaatatttgtaaacaaaACACAGGAAAATACCTGGATAACcgacaatttaataaatatgtgtAACAAAAAGAAAGATCTTTTAAAGATATTTCTAGAGGACCCATGTAACAAAGAAAATGAGcttatatacaaaaaatataggaATAGAACCAATAGGAAAATCTGTCAGGCtcgaaataattttacaaagaaGGAAATTTGCCAAAACTATAGAAATCCTAAAAAAATGtgggaaattataaataaattgacaGGGAAAATTGTTAAAGCAATTGATGATGTATTAATTAAGTCATTTAGGTTAAAAGCTAAACAGTTATCCAATAAATTTGCAATTGAGTTTAATGATAATGTCAAaagtgtaaaaaataattgtaatgtgCCATTACTTGACGAGACAAACTATATTAACACACCAAACCTAACATTTCGTCTAAAAAAAACTAACGAAAAAACAGTACAGAAAATCATTTCACAAATAGACGACAAAAAAAGCCCAGGATACGATAAAATAAGGGCAAaagatataaaatacatatccGAACATATGACCCCTGTCTTAACACATCTTATAAACTTGTGTATATCGCATTCTATTTATCCTGACAAACTTAAGATAGGGCTGGTAAGACCCATATATAAAAAAGGTAGCCATACGGATACAAACAACTATAGACCGATAACAATTTTATCCTGTAtagataaaataatagaaaaatatattggCAACTCAATAAACTCATTCTTATCAAGTAATGGCATAATTCACGCAAAACAGTTtggttttcaaaaaaataaaagcacatcACAACTATTATCTTTGTTTACAGACGAAATTAACgaacatttagaaaaaaaacaccACGTACTTGCTGTAATGATTGATTTTAGCAAAGCTTTTGATACTTTGGACCACATTACACTTTATAAAAAATTAGAACAAAATGGTATACAGGGACCCATgctagaacttataaaaaattacCATGTTAATAGATACAGCGCCGTAAGCATAGCGGGCGAACAGAGTGACCTAATTCCGACCTTATGCGGCACGGCACAAGGCTCGATTTTAGCTCCGACGGAATACTTGCTATATGTAAATGATATGTGTAAAATTTTCCGGCATGGTTCTGTATACCAGTTTGCAGACGATACATGTATAATCACGGCCCATGAGAATCTGGAAAATGCCCAGAGCATGATGCAGCATGACTTCGATACACTGCGCAAATGGGCTCACGACCTAGGTCTGTCACTAAACTACGCTAAAACTAAACTGATGCACATTCACTCGCCGTATAAAAAAATCAACTTCACACCAAAGATCGTGGCCCACGAGCACAAATGCCTACACATGCCTAGCACAACTTGTAAATGTAATCATCTTGATATTGTAAAAGAACATACTTACCTCGGGCTAATTATAGACCATAACTTTAACTGGGGCCCTCATATCCACCGGGTATGTAACAAACTTAGATCTATCCTATCAaaactatgtatactaaaatacAAAGTCCCTTATAATACATTAAGACTCCTTTACATGTCTATGGCGGATTCTGTTATAAGTTATGGCCTAGAAAGCTATGGAAGATCATACAAAACCTACCTAAATGATATCTATAACCTCCAATTACGTATACTTAAGACTATTGTACCTacgaaaattaaatataaacataaaagtAATTATGAAAATCTATTCAATTACTGCGGAGTGCTAACGGTATTTGAAAAAATAGACTTATCCATTGTAACCCAATActacaataacataaagtaCTTACACAAAAAAACGCGACCCCCACGGTTACGTAACTTAGATAACATCCCTACATTCGAGATCGTAAAAACGAACAATGAATACGGTCGAAGAGTATGGAAATGCATTGTACCGCGTATATTGAATAGAtttccaaatgaattattaagcTCATTAGAAGATCGAACATGTGGGCAAGCTAGATACATTATAAAGAAACACATGCTTAAAATAAGAGAACAATCGAATCCCTATCttgtaacaatataataaagatGTAATAGTAGTGTATAATTAATTCTATATGACTACCTagactccttaactcaaaaaatctttttaatttaagattagtagttaagttttgtaaatatgcatgcttattttatgaaataaacagattaaatttaaaaatttaacctATGTAGGAGCATAATATTGTAGTGATATGTCACTattaaatatgatttaattttcgTTTATAAGATAGTCTTCAATAAACTCATCAAATACTTCCATGACAATCTTTTTGTAACCCTCATCTTTttgcattatatttttaatataagtcGCTTTGTCTTGgtacattattttatgaaattgtGCGGACTCCACAAAAGCGTTTGTCGTCATTTCGTCATCCATCCAAAATATTTGCACTAAACAAGCGTGTGTTACAAGACCCCATAGATTTTGTTCTTTAGCTGAAGTCAGAAATTTTTGTCTGCTCATAATATCCAGGATATCAATATTATTGCTTTCCAGTATAACTTGCAGTTCATCGTAGTAGTAGTTCAAGAAAGTATGAAGATTGTCTTTTCGGAAGCGAGGATTCAGATTGCAGTGAAGTATTTGCATCACGTCGCCTGCAGGGGGCATAGAGCGCGCTGCCACAAAATCCACAAACACGCAATCATCAGGCACAGCACTGTTATCCTCTAATCTCtcgtaatgaaataaaatgttattattccacAAATCTCTATGACATATAACGTTACGATGCTCTGAAGAGGGATCTGCTAAACATAAAGCGGAGTTAAAAACGATACTCCAGCGTCGTTCAATGACTTCCATGTAATCACCATTTAATCTATACCTTGAAAAGGCTTTTACGGCTTCTAAGCCAGCAGTTCTACATTGAACGAACCAAGGATCGGTTTCTATGTATCCACCTCTTCCTAAAGTTTCCTGATATTGTTCATTGACTGTATAAGGACGCTGAAATTCTTTAGTTTTTGCTTCCTCAAAGACGATAGAGCCAGCATGGAATCTGGCCAGTGCTTGAAGTGCTTGTAAAGTATGTTGTTTATCAAATTTTTCAAATCTACTCCTCATCTCGTATTGTAGCGCCGATAAATCTTCGAAAACTACAGCGTCTTGCAGGCATGTTACAAAGTGTGGACTCCAAGGTTTCAAACCTGAAATTAAGAtaaggatgaaataaaaatcTATTTCTTGACACCCATGACCCCCCCTCTCTTGATCCGCCCTTGATAAATGCAcgtaccaggattcgaacccggggccCCGGGTTAATACTGACTAGGCGAGGAGATCGTCAACATCCGcatttacttatatttatattagatAATGGGGGTTTATGACGTAAACTAGTATTCAAATGgtactttgtatgaaattactaagtattgtaaaaaatatttttatctcaCCTGGTACTGCTAAATTCCTTTTAATGACAtcgtaaaatattatttccttttcAAGGGCCCCAAAATCCTTAGCCATGTTCGCTTTAGCCTCATTTGTCTTAGATATTGCTTTAACGAAGAAACACAACAACTTTCGTGTACCGTTTGAAGTTACAGATATTTGTAGTTTCAAATAGTCTGCCACAAATCCAATCATTTTGTCACTTGCATAATGTACGTCGTAGTTTTCAATGGCAGTGCCTTCGCTTGTATACCCATATTTGGTGACAATCAACTTGATGTCCTCTTCTGTTATGTACTGAACGCTGTCGCCGGAaacttttttaataatctccATTGTGTTAATTTCACACAGACGATTATTTTAGTGTTCTCTC comes from the Cydia amplana chromosome 12, ilCydAmpl1.1, whole genome shotgun sequence genome and includes:
- the LOC134652600 gene encoding pickpocket protein 28-like; its protein translation is MFPMISNRTTGPGAIKFNVMVSANVYVLNEEDVPSQTTLGSDVLTIAPEVSQKRYISIRTIANDEAARFISPVKRKCRYTDENFLDVYRHYSYSACTVQCRKDAQIRFCNCTNYFTPNVPEHLKCDVNGIICLNNHINELSVLKAKWSNRPGLYCDCLPSCTEAEISVVKDFKLTASTEYAAVHIELAILPSERYKRNVVRGILDLVVSTGGTGGLFLGASILSFVEFVYILLLRPFCDIYSQRGVDHWHRKFGNRRLEDNKFVPNKEWSYHEGNVGAGLNQVKHRVIKS
- the LOC134652601 gene encoding uncharacterized protein LOC134652601 isoform X1 → MEIIKKVSGDSVQYITEEDIKLIVTKYGYTSEGTAIENYDVHYASDKMIGFVADYLKLQISVTSNGTRKLLCFFVKAISKTNEAKANMAKDFGALEKEIIFYDVIKRNLAVPGLKPWSPHFVTCLQDAVVFEDLSALQYEMRSRFEKFDKQHTLQALQALARFHAGSIVFEEAKTKEFQRPYTVNEQYQETLGRGGYIETDPWFVQCRTAGLEAVKAFSRYRLNGDYMEVIERRWSIVFNSALCLADPSSEHRNVICHRDLWNNNILFHYERLEDNSAVPDDCVFVDFVAARSMPPAGDVMQILHCNLNPRFRKDNLHTFLNYYYDELQVILESNNIDILDIMSRQKFLTSAKEQNLWGLVTHACLVQIFWMDDEMTTNAFVESAQFHKIMYQDKATYIKNIMQKDEGYKKIVMEVFDEFIEDYLINEN
- the LOC134652601 gene encoding uncharacterized protein LOC134652601 isoform X2; this translates as MEIIKKVSGDSVQYITEEDIKLIVTKYGYTSEGTAIENYDVHYASDKMIGFVADYLKLQISVTSNGTRKLLCFFVKAISKTNEAKANMAKDFGALEKEIIFYDVIKRNLAVPGLKPWSPHFVTCLQDAVVFEDLSALQYEMRSRFEKFDKQHTLQALQALARFHAGSIVFEEAKTKEFQRPYTVNEQYQETLGRGGYIETDPWFVQCRTAGLEAVKAFSRSLFRAS